The Acanthochromis polyacanthus isolate Apoly-LR-REF ecotype Palm Island chromosome 5, KAUST_Apoly_ChrSc, whole genome shotgun sequence genome includes a window with the following:
- the si:dkey-13a21.4 gene encoding ras-related protein rab7 — MSFAKDPVTLKIILIGDSGVGKSSVMSRYVNHSFTNMYRATIGTDFLSKTVTIDKDTITLQIWDTAGTERFQSLGPLLYRGAHCCMLVFDVTSKASFSALDVWRKEFLFQAEPQDPDDFPFIVVGNKTDLSDREVSRGKALQWCEEIGAEYFEGSAKEDLDIEKPFLRAALSGLRQYKKHTLENTGHFQITCKQPRETRNTCEC; from the exons ATGAGTTTCGCGAAGGACCCAGTCACTCTGAAAATCATCCTCATAGGAGACTCGGG GGTGGGAAAATCCTCCGTCATGAGCAGATATGTGAACCACAGCTTCACCAACATGTACCGGGCCACGATAGGGACGGACTTCCTCTCTAAAACCGTGACTATAGACAAGGACACCATCACCCTGCAG ATCTGGGACACTGCAGGCACAGAGAGGTTTCAGTCTCTGGGTCCACTCCTGTACAGAGGAGCTCACTGTTGCATGCTGGTGTTCGACGTCACATCCAAGGCTAGTTTCTCGGCTCTGGATGTCTGGAGGAAGGAATTCCTGTTCCAGGCCGAACCCCAGGATCCAGATGATTTTCCTTTTATTGTCGTCGGCAACAAAACTGACCTGAGCGACAGAGAG GTGTCTCGTGGAAAAGCCCTGCAGTGGTGTGAGGAAATAGGAGCAGAGTACTTCGAAGGAAGCGCCAAGGAGGACCTCGACATCGAGAAGCCGTTTCTGAGAGCGGCTCTGAGCGGCTTACGGCAG tacaaaaaacacacattggAAAATACAGGACATTTCCAGATAACCTGCAAACAGCCGAGAGAAACTCGCAACACCTGTGAGTGCTGA